The Cygnus olor isolate bCygOlo1 chromosome 13, bCygOlo1.pri.v2, whole genome shotgun sequence DNA segment CTCAAGAGGCATGCCAGGGGCAGTGTCCCATTGCAGTGGTAATCTAGAGATCTACAAGAGGCAGTGTTTCTCCAAAAGAAGTTTGCAATCTAAACAGATAAGACCTTCAGAAAAAGGACTGGTGAAGTACCGTATTCAAGCTACGCAAATGGCACACAGTGGTGAGAGAACCTAACCTCCTTTTTCCCAGTCTACCTCCTTGATCATTAAAGAATGTTGTTCTCCTGTTACCTTAGCTGCCAACCCACAAGTATACTCATATTTCAGACTGCTGTGTTGCCTAGGGAAGGAGGTGAGAAGGAAGAATGGCCTGGACGTTGTTTCAATGAGAGGCACTGCTTTGTCCCTGTAGAAATGACCATGCTCCAATGGAAGGACAGTAAAAGTCCTTATTGTTGTCACTGTCCCCATTAGGTTCACTAAAAGATTAGGAGGAAGTTGCaagaacttaaaaaaagaaaaagacctaCAGATTAACTAACAGTACTCTATTTGCATATGAATTTGCCCAGTCTGACCATAACCCATTTTTAGAACAGCATGGGAAAAATACAATTCAGATCTTCATTGTTGTTTGGAGGAAAAGCTAGCAcatgaaacaaaggaaaatcatCTCACTGAATCCAGATATAGGGTTAAAATCTCCTGTGTATGCCTATGTCTTATTGGAACGTACCATAATGGCAGTTTCTGCTGAGTACTGAACAGACATTATCCCATGATGTCTGATACAATAATGTAACTTACGTAGAGTTGCCTTTCTTCTTAATATTCTGAGCCAACTGAGCAGACTCTGAAGAGTCCCTCCCTAAAGCTGATGAGTCCACAAAACCTAATGAAAGAGAGATTCCTCATTATCACTGGCTCTTGagaacattttccaaataaaatttcaatTCCTAACCCAAGCTTCTACCATAAATACAGCCTCGCCCACCTCTGTAATATCTCATTGACAGGTTCATATCTGCGCTTATCCTTGAGTTTCCGGATCAAGAGAAACATTGGTTACTTCATTCTGCAGACCTACATGCCATCTATCCTCATCACTATCCTGTCCTGGGTCTCCTTTTGGATCAATTATGATGCTTCTGCTGCACGAGTGGCGCTGGGTAGgtacctttttattttacattgaagaaggtgtttttttgagGGAAATCAGACAGGGCAGctctaagaaagaaaatacttttttcttgatGAGGTAGCAGCGAAACAAGCTGTCATCCCAAACGAAGAACATTTCTTCTGAGAACAAACTGGAAGTTTTCATCCTGAAGTGTGACTTcttttgttcagaaatattATCTCCTAAGTTTGAGTCAGTAAAACTTACATTATAGATTTCTGTAGGTGCAAGTTCAGGCATAAATGGTCACAGCTTCTCAGACATGTGAGATTGTGACATGCTATGAACCCACCAGTTCCCTCACTCTAGTTTGtacttgttttctgaagtagcGAAGTCTGGGCACCTCTTGGCCAACAGGTGTGCTGGGAGCAGTTTAGTTAGATGGTACTTGCTGAGAGTGGATGGCCAAAACGCAGTAAGTATAGTGAGTGAATGGCTAAAcgtttaagaaaataaagtagcattacacatttttgtgatattttagGCCCCATACAGACACTTTCTTGTAGCTGAAGACCTTCTTAACCAAGTCAAACGTGGGACAGTAAAGTCCAAGTTTTTCTTAAGCATATGTTCCCCTAAATAGAGATGTTTTCCTAcgagaggaagaaaaaaagagatcttTTAAGCAACAGAAGGGAAGTGGGGGTGGATTGCAGATGAGGATTTTGAAGAAGGAACAGGAGAAAAGGGGGTTGGCTGGCATATGAGAATGGGGCTGTGCAACACGATAGAAAGTTCAGAGGAAATAAGAGAGCCAAGGAGGGAGAAGAATttcagctgggggggggggttaggaCTCAGAGAAGCAATGAAGCACAGATAGAGGCTGGGTCTTACAGAGAAATTTGAGGGTTTAAATTAGCTCTAGAAGAAGAGAGAGTTTGTGAAGACTCAGAGGAAGCGTGGTTTGTACAAAGACACATAAAGAGATGATTTGGCTGTACTTGTTTGGAAAGTCTGGAGCAGGAAGGGGACAGGAAGAACATGGTAAATTAAAAAGGTAAGTTGCAATGACAAGAGTATAATcagtgagagaagaaaaagagatcaTGCCAGACATTGCTGGCACAGTGAGAGTATAAGCAGAAGGGTGGACACGAGATGCACAGCTGTTGAATTTCTGCTGACATCTGGATTCaaaggagaagacagaagaaaaacatcataGATTAGAACTGGAACAGCTCTCGCTAAGACATTCCTGACAGCTCTCTATCTAACTTGTCCTAAAAAAGCTCCAAAGAAGGAGAATCTGCAATCACCTCTGGGTACTTTACCTCCAGATTTGCCTCTTCATACAGtcaaaaatctcttctttgcCTCTATCCTAGGTCTCCAATACAATTTGTCTAGTTTTGGTAGACACAGAGAACATTCTAttccacccccctcccccccccttttttttttttttttttgcgcaAACCTTCTGGATATTGAAAGACTGTTGTCATATATCCCTTCTGTTTAGTCTTCTGTGGACTGAAGACTATGTTTGTTTAAGATGCAGGAAATATAACTAGGcctaaaaaggaaaacatgagaGGAGTTTGTACAGATAACTGAAGTAGTGAGAGGTAAAGCTGGTGACAGGAAGGTGCGAATTTATAGGGCCAAGGATGTGGACAGAAGCCCATCAGGCAGGTAAAAGGAGAGCCATGTAGTAGGAATCCTTTCTCTCTTTGTCATATTCATGGCACTGGAAAGacaaagcagattaaaaattcATGTCAAGGATACTGAGGCATTCAGTAGTGCCCAGGGAAGCCTAATGAGTTCATGAAGTAGAAAACAGGGAGAAGAGTGAGAGACTAAGAGAAAAACTGTGTATTTCCTATCACAGTGAGTAAAAGAAGGACAATCAGGGAGCACTTGGAAAGCTGAGGTCCAGAGAATGTTGATCCACATTGTTCTGATGATACTCAGCTTCAACATTTTCTCCCACTATtgatgttgtgttttttatttttattttctgcattaggCAGCTGGGCTTAGAATAATGGTAATTTTCTTCCCAATTGTGCTGCTTCCAACCTTTCTGAGGTTCCGTCCAGCtgggaggagggatggggaaacTGAGATGGGCATTTAAGGAAACCACCCCACCTTGGTAACAGAACACCTACCCTCTCCTTACAGGGGTCACCACGGTACTTACAATGACTACCATCAACACCCACCTGCGAGAGACTCTCCCCAAGATTCCTTATGTCAAGGCTATCGATGTTTATCTCATGGGTTGCTTTGTCTTCGTGTTCCTGGCACTCCTGGAGTACGCTTTTGTCAACTACATATTCTTTGGGCGAGGCCCCCggcagcagaagaaacagagtGAACGGATCAGCAAGGCTAACAATGAGCGCCACCGTTATGAAGAGAAGAGGGTGAGAGAGCAGGTTTGTCCCCTTCTTTCATTGTGGCAGGAGAATTCGGTCTCTCCACTGCTCATTCAGTCCTGGGTGAGCTGTGGTGCAGCCTTTCTCCTCATCATGAGAGAAAAACTTCAGTTCCCTTGTCTTGTTAACACAGATCCACTGAAGTCTACAGACAGATGCCTAGAGAGACATCTTCCCAATGATTACTGggacttttttctccttgatcaTTTGGTCATCATCCTCAAGCCAATCTCATCAGGACCATCCTCTTACAAGGACAGGTCTAGCCCAGAGCACCCCTGTGGCTTTTGGTCCTAATCTGCTGGCAAAATCACATTGCCCCACTCACAAGTTTGCTGCAAGCACAGGCTCCAGCCTGTGGGCAACCAGCATCGATGGAAAACCTTTGCAAATGCAGAAGTCCAGGTTCAGAGCCCACTGTTAATCCAACCAGCAGTGCTGGTACCCAGAAAACTGTTCAAAATCATCCCCGGTGGCATAGTCATGTGCACACCGTGCACGGGACAACTTTGCTACCTTTCTCTTTGTCTTCCCTGTTCTAGGTTGACCCTTACGGTAACATCCTCCTCAGCACTCTGGAGATGAACAACGAGCTGCTGGCCACGGACATGATGAGCAGTGTCGGTGACTCTCGAAACTCTGTCATGTCCTTTGAAGGCTCAGGAATCCAATTCCGCAAGCAGCTGGCCTCTCGGGATGGATTTGGTCACCACCCAACCCTGGACCGCCACGTCCCGCTGACCCACCATGCCGCAGCCCGCAACCGTGCCAACTGCCGTCTCCGCCGGCGGTCATCTAAGCTGAAGCTCAAAATCCCAGACCTGACAGATGTCAGCACCATTGACAAGTGGTCACGAATCATTTTTCCAATCACCTTTGGATTCTTCAACCTTGTTTACTGGTTGTACTATGTAAATTGATGCCTGCAGCCTCCAAGAGAGATAGGGACAGACACTCAGACAATGACAACACAGGAGTGTTGTGGTcttttgggtttgggttttacTCTTTACTATCATTATCATTTATTCCTTTGATTCATTAGATTTATTCTAAGCTTACTCTTCTCTTTTCAGCACATGTAGAACCACGGAGTGTTGGGGGGGATAAGGGAGAGAAGAGTATATGGGAGGGGATTTGGTTTCAGGGAGGGATGCGTTTGTCTTGATTTTGGTTTCCTGCTGAAGGACTTAAATcattgtaaaaaagaaaaaagaaaaaaaaatgaaaaaaatgaaaagaaaaaaaaaaggaaaaaaaagaaaaaaagacataaaaagaaaaaaaagaaaaaacaacaacaacaaaaaaaagaaaagttttaaatagggggggagggagatttaaagaaattgagTCAAAAACTGGTGGGGGGGATAGGTTATCTTCGGCTGTGCTCACTAATGCGCTATCCTCACTTCCATTTCACTACTgaatttcatctttctcttctcagtattattatatttttttaatctttcttctgtCGCTGTTCTTAACCCCTTCATGTTTATTCCTTCATGGATTCATGAGATAGTGGTGTTTCATTCTCATGCTAtgagatttctcttttctttttctctctccctctctcttgcTTACAAGCCTAAAAGAATCTTTTAaaccaacaaataaaaagaatatttattttggaagagctgggaaggggggaggaCAGGGCAATTAtttgggagggaaggggcaATGTGGGGGCAtaggggggtgggaggagggagcTTATCAAAAGCAAAGGCACATTTGCAAGTTGCCTTTTTCCACCTTCAGGAGTCTGCAAGATGTTTTTCCTGTGTGAATGGGTGTGGGGGTGTGTGTGGcgcatctgtgtgtgtgtgcgcgtgtgaATGTAGATAtggatgtgtgtgtgcaagcaTGTTTTctggggtggggagctggggaggggggttTTGTAATGTCTTTTGTAGAAAGAGAACTCAGATGACATTTAACTGGCAGTGTTTTGGGGGGAATagcagggttttgtttgctcATTGCAACTTTGTGAGGTTGGAGGTTGGAATCCCAGCTTGTACTAGAGAAATAGGGCTGGGGACAGTAGATTGTGCAAATATACTTGCTGAGGAGAGAGAGGGCTTTGTGGATCAGCAATGGGATGGCGCCATTGTCCACTGCTGGCATCTGATCTAAACTGATTTAGTCCTGAAATGAGGGCTTGTTCCTAATCATTTCCAATCTGCATCTTTCTTACTGAATTTTGGGAGAAAAGCAGTTACAGGACTCTGAAAACTCAGCCATTTCCCCCCTCTACCTGCTCTTTTTGCCAGACAAGGGACTTCACACTCCAGTCCACCAAGTAACCATAGCCTACAGCAAGGTGCAGGAAGGGGTGTACATTGTTTAACTCGTTGTGcttcaggatgaaaaaaatccagaaatgatAACTATTCCCTTTCCTAAGAACTTCAGAAGCAAATAGTGGGCTGGCACCCTCTGATGTGTACTGCTTCTATCTGGCCTTGCTTTGTGTCTGTTAAAACATGCGGAGTGTAGAGAAGAGGACCCTGTGTTCCTTCCTGCAAAAGATGCAACTGAGGATGCAGTAGAGTTCTGTGGAGCATCATCCCTCTGGAAGACAATGGTCTTCAAAAACTGGGCAGGCTGAAGGTTGCAATGAAAATGCTGAGCTTGTCAGTGCTTGTGGAAGCCCCTAAGTCTGTAGCAGCTTACATCCACACGCACGTTATTAAGGTACAGAAGGGTAACTTGGCCTTGGATGGCAAGGtcaactttttttccaaaggagcCAGTGACTTTCAGAAAATCACTGAATTATTGGCCACTTTGGCAATCACTGATGATTGATAATCTCCCTTATAATGTTAATAAAAGCCATGAATATAATAAATTCACAAGTGCAAAACTTTAACCTTAGGGTCATTCTGCCATTCCTGGAGTAATGATGAGAACCTTTTTCTTACCCGATAGAGGTTTTTACATgccagacacacagacacaaacacatGGCCTTGAATCCAAACAtccctttattttcctgcaagcattctcttccttttttcttagaTCCCATTGTTTGGGAGAGCAGAGTGATCCTCTGAGACCAGGGAAACTCCTGTTTTTGAGATGACAGATGCATCTCATGCACAGTTTCTCATTTACTAATTTATGTCTGTACAGTGCTATGAAAATGTGAATCACTATAGACCTGACCTAGTAACACTGAAGTCATGGAAAGTTTTGTCTTGACTTGGATGAAGTAGGATCAGGGCTCATCAGAGTAATaagtattgttatttttatatcagtaatgtgttttatgcattttctacTGGTAGAATCCTAAACATAAGTGTAGAGCATCCATTCTTCTCAGTCATCCCCAATCTCTGTCTCCTTTTGTCATGttcatgcatgcacacattTAGTCCAGGCCTCCCTGGACTCACCAAGGTTTTAGCACAACTCTTAAATCAGGCTTAGATTCCTAGCTGCCCTGCAGAACAGTCTCTTGCTGGTTTCCACATTTGACTGATACTGTTGAAATTGGGTTTTCCCAATGTGGTTGCAGTTTATTGTTGACATGGGTCTGTATAGGAATAAGAGTGAAAAGTGAACAGAGCTAGATCATAGAACTAGTGCCGAATCAGGTAGTTTTGTCTGCCTGATATGTAGGAATTTAAAGGTTGGCCAGAGAAGAAAGTTACACTTTCAAGTGGGGTTTAATttgaaaatggcttttaaaacttttaatggAAGTCATAAAGTTGTATTTTATGACATCAACAGTATAACGTAGGTGGATATACGCATGCCAGATGGAGGCTGTCTAGCAGcaggtttcatttttaaggGGAATCTAACCAGCTGATTggtcattaaataaaatatctaaacaCTTATCCTTTATATATGTGATTGCAGTGTAAAGGGTGGTCAgaatgacagaaggaaaaaaaaaaaaaagaggcagttGTAAGAAGCCTGTTAAGACTGGAGGGAGAACAAATGGCTACATGGTAAGAAATGATGAAGCTGAGGGAGATGACTCAGGAACTCCAGTAATATGACAGCTGTAGTAGAAACCTGACAAATCTGTGGCAGGAGTTAGGCACCTGAGAGCTCTCTCAGCTGGTCCCAAAGGCCAGCAGTGGCACACAGATGTGAAGCAAAGCCCACCTATGCTCTTTGCTGCTTGGGCGCAGAGCCCTACAGGGAAGGGGGCTCCTGCCAGCCACTTACAGACCCATCCAGCCATGCAGGTATAGCCCAAggcctccagcagctggagatcAGGCACAGGGGTGTCTGTGTTTACTCTTTGAGGCTTCAATCAGAGATTGAGCCCAGAATTTCATAGTGACAATCCAAAAGCTTTCCAGGGAaaaagcactgctcagctgaTTTCTTCACCTGCTGGGATTCGAAGCCAGGCTCCTTTGCTATTGCCTCGGTTCTCTGTTGGCTGGGTTCTCTTTCTTATCAGGAGTCATCCTAGTTTCTCTCTTTGAATGTTTCTGACCTGTCATTGCCAGGCCAGTTTTACTTCATAGAGTCAGTCTTAGTATATCCAGACATCTGGACTATTTGGTCCTACACAATAATCTTTGCCAAAGAGTGTGCGGTCAGGACTTTTCACAGTTCAGGAACTGCCTTATAATTTCTGGTGACAGAGCAGGATGCTTGGAGAACAACTGAGTCCTGTAAGTCAGATGAGTAATAGAAAATGTGGTCCTGGATGAGGGAAGAATGCTGAAGGCCTTTAGACATGCCCTCCTCCAGGACCTAGGTGGCACCTCCATTTTCCCCCTCCATAGCTATGTGTCCACCCCTAAGATAGGCAACAAACCCGTGTGTTGCTTTAAGGTCCAGTGATCCAGAAAGGAGAcagtggataaaaaaaaatgaggtttgaTCAAACAAGGCTGAGAGGTTTCAAGCCACCACAAgcatgaggaaaggaaaggcaggagCCTCTAATGCAGTGGGTACAAAGCTCTTGTTATTGGAAAGTTGGAGGAGATTTCCACTCTGCACTCAtgtgcctgctgctgtccaCCTTTGCTTCATGAAGGGAGAGCAGTGGGGAGGAAAGAGTGTGAGCGCTGttctgcagaggagctgcttctGGCTTTTGCTGGAGTGGTGCAAGAGGCAATTCTGAGTGGAGCTCGGTTTGTTTGCAGCTTGGGacagggctgctgcttgcagggtCTTGGTGTTTGGGCAAAGACTTTAACATGAGCATGATGGAAGCACCAGGCTGCCTGAGGGAGCTGGTCTGGAGAACGTTCTGCACCTTTCCCATGCATAGCAGCCTAAGGTAGGCatgtggaggaggagaaagaaggggagaaacagaaatgaaatctctCTCAGGATATACATGGCCAACATAACTCTATCGCTTCATTTTCTGATACTGTATAGTGCTGTCACTCAGGGACCTTTAGGAACTAGGACCTTGGGACTGTAATCCTACCTGTCCCTCTCCTATCCCCCCTTCACCTTGAGAATTAAGaactgaagagagaaagagagaaagagcagaagaggaaaataagagcCCTGGTAGCAAACCCCTGCTATTCCATGGGTGAAAGTAAAGCTTTGGTTACTaaggtaaaaggaaaatgtatacCTTTATATTCATGTCTTCAAGCATAAACCAGCCCGTAGTGTATATAGGATAAGTTCACAGTGCATGAAACAAACAGGACTATAGGTCTTAACTGGCATCCAGCTTTCTTGCATGCACATCTGACACCATGCCAGCAGCTTATGTCTTGCAAATAAGTAGGGAACCTGCCAAGGCTTGGCACTTCCTCTGTCCAATGGACAGCACATCCACTTCCCAGAAACAGAGCCATGCGGGGAACTGATTGGGCCAGTCTGTTTGACCAGATCTGCTCCAGAGGCCCTGGTATGAGGAGATaaggggtgggggagggagttggttttgtttgcctttttgtgGAGAGGGGGAAGGGGTTTTAAATCTCTGAGCTGTATCAGGCAGAAGCGAAACCTCTGGAGCTGCAGACCAAAGGACAGTGGCTTTAGGAAAGGTGTTTGCTGAAATCCTGAAGGAATGGATGGGATGAGGAAGAGGTGGCTGGTGGGAGAGAGCTGTAACCGCAGAAGCAGAGTTGAATAGGAGAGAGGTAGTGAAAATACATGTGCAATACAAAAGGTTTGAAAGGATTAGAGCACTGG contains these protein-coding regions:
- the LOC121077400 gene encoding gamma-aminobutyric acid receptor subunit beta-4 isoform X3, with the protein product MSIHISSIDQISEVNMDYTITMYFQQSWRDKRLAYNDLPLNLTLDNRVADQLWLPDTYFLNDKKSFLHGVTVKNRMIRLHPDGTVLYGLRITTTAACMMDLRRYPLDQQNCTLEIESYGYTVDDIVFFWQGNDSAVTGMEVLELPQFTIIEQRLVSREVVFTTGSYLRLSLSFRIKRNIGYFILQTYMPSILITILSWVSFWINYDASAARVALGVTTVLTMTTINTHLRETLPKIPYVKAIDVYLMGCFVFVFLALLEYAFVNYIFFGRGPRQQKKQSERISKANNERHRYEEKRVREQVDPYGNILLSTLEMNNELLATDMMSSVGDSRNSVMSFEGSGIQFRKQLASRDGFGHHPTLDRHVPLTHHAAARNRANCRLRRRSSKLKLKIPDLTDVSTIDKWSRIIFPITFGFFNLVYWLYYVN
- the LOC121077400 gene encoding gamma-aminobutyric acid receptor subunit beta-4 isoform X1 → MWTFQADRLSGIVSALAALCLACCAQSPSTGNISVVKEIVDKLLKGYDVRLRPDFGGNPVTVGMSIHISSIDQISEVNMDYTITMYFQQSWRDKRLAYNDLPLNLTLDNRVADQLWLPDTYFLNDKKSFLHGVTVKNRMIRLHPDGTVLYGLRITTTAACMMDLRRYPLDQQNCTLEIESYGYTVDDIVFFWQGNDSAVTGMEVLELPQFTIIEQRLVSREVVFTTGSYLRLSLSFRIKRNIGYFILQTYMPSILITILSWVSFWINYDASAARVALGVTTVLTMTTINTHLRETLPKIPYVKAIDVYLMGCFVFVFLALLEYAFVNYIFFGRGPRQQKKQSERISKANNERHRYEEKRVREQVDPYGNILLSTLEMNNELLATDMMSSVGDSRNSVMSFEGSGIQFRKQLASRDGFGHHPTLDRHVPLTHHAAARNRANCRLRRRSSKLKLKIPDLTDVSTIDKWSRIIFPITFGFFNLVYWLYYVN
- the LOC121077400 gene encoding gamma-aminobutyric acid receptor subunit beta-4 isoform X2, producing the protein MWTFQADRLSGIVSALAALCLACCAQSPSTGNISVVKEIVDKLLKGYDVRLRPDFGGNPVTVGMSIHISSIDQISEVNMDYTITMYFQQSWRDKRLAYNDLPLNLTLDNRVADQLWLPDTYFLNDKKSFLHGVTVKNRMIRLHPDGTVLYGLRITTTAACMMDLRRYPLDQQNCTLEIESYGYTVDDIVFFWQGNDSAVTGMEVLELPQFTIIEQRLVSREVVFTTGSYLRLSLSFRIKRNIGYFILQTYMPSILITILSWVSFWINYDASAARVALGVTTVLTMTTINTHLRETLPKIPYVKAIDVYLMGCFVFVFLALLEYAFVNYIFFGRGPRQQKKQSERISKANNERHRYEEKRVDPYGNILLSTLEMNNELLATDMMSSVGDSRNSVMSFEGSGIQFRKQLASRDGFGHHPTLDRHVPLTHHAAARNRANCRLRRRSSKLKLKIPDLTDVSTIDKWSRIIFPITFGFFNLVYWLYYVN